The uncultured Desulfuromonas sp. genome has a segment encoding these proteins:
- the alaS gene encoding alanine--tRNA ligase → MLTANEIRARFIQYFEKNGHRAVPSSSLIPHNDPTLLFTNAGMNQFKDLFLGAETRDYVRATSAQKCVRAGGKHNDLENVGRTARHHTFFEMLGNFSFGDYFKQDAIRFGWEFLTKEMKLPVEDLWVSVYEDDDEAYNIWRDEIGVREERILRLGEKDNFWAMGDTGPCGPCSEIHIDQGEAMTCGPDCALGVCDCDRFLELWNLVFMQYERSADGTLSPLPKPSIDTGMGLERITAVVQGVKSNYDTDLLRSIIAHIEQLAGKTYGDNEEADVSMRVIADHSRATAFLIADGVLPSNEGRGYVLRRIMRRAARHAKMLGFEDPVLFKTAMFVMESMKEAYPELEERLDYVAKVVKNEEERFIQTLGNGLRILNDEIDSLKAKGQSVIPGDTVFRLYDTYGFPVDLTADIVEGQNFTLDEAGFERCMEQQRQKARENWKGSGEEGIGAVYKQLAEQGMSCEFTGYDKFDDFGTVLALLKDGQQVDSASAGDAVEIITSITPFYGESGGQSGDSGTLCGEGVKASISETLKPLPNLHVHVATIDEGTLSVGQAAELHVNVEQRTACALNHSATHILQAVLCEVLGDHVKQAGSQVTPDRLRFDFIHFSAMTPEEIQQVEDKVNQRIRDNAGVMTDVMNTDEAVKAGATALFGEKYGDSVRVVRMGEFSMELCGGTHVDATGNIGLFKIVQESGIAAGVRRIEAVTGSGALNTVRQQEQMIGDLAALVKSDPSQLTTRLKKLMEHQKELERQVSTLEDRLSADRAGNLMDQVQTIGDVKLLAVRIDNLDGKQLREQADKLRDQLQSGVIVLGGVNDGKVALLVSVTKDLTDTLKAGNLIKPLAEMVGGRGGGRPDMAQAGGSQPEQLNSALEAAAGIVGEAL, encoded by the coding sequence ATGTTAACCGCCAATGAAATTCGCGCCCGTTTCATCCAGTATTTTGAAAAAAACGGCCATCGTGCCGTTCCCTCGTCATCCCTGATTCCCCACAACGACCCGACGCTGTTGTTTACCAATGCCGGGATGAACCAGTTCAAGGACCTGTTTCTCGGCGCGGAGACCCGTGACTACGTGCGTGCCACGTCAGCCCAGAAATGCGTGCGTGCCGGCGGCAAGCACAACGACCTGGAAAATGTCGGTCGCACCGCCCGTCACCACACCTTTTTTGAGATGCTCGGCAATTTCTCGTTCGGTGATTATTTCAAGCAGGATGCCATCCGCTTTGGCTGGGAATTTCTCACCAAGGAGATGAAACTGCCCGTCGAGGATTTGTGGGTATCGGTCTACGAAGATGACGATGAGGCCTATAACATCTGGCGTGATGAGATCGGCGTGCGTGAAGAGCGCATCCTGCGCTTGGGTGAAAAAGACAACTTCTGGGCCATGGGCGATACCGGCCCCTGTGGACCGTGCAGCGAAATTCACATCGACCAAGGTGAAGCCATGACCTGCGGCCCCGATTGTGCTCTGGGCGTATGCGACTGTGACCGTTTCCTCGAACTGTGGAATCTGGTGTTCATGCAGTACGAGCGCAGTGCCGACGGCACCCTGAGCCCGCTGCCGAAACCGTCCATTGACACCGGTATGGGGCTGGAGCGGATCACCGCCGTGGTCCAGGGCGTTAAAAGCAACTACGATACCGACCTGCTGCGTTCCATTATCGCGCACATTGAACAACTGGCCGGCAAAACCTACGGCGACAACGAGGAGGCGGATGTCTCCATGCGCGTCATTGCCGATCACAGTCGCGCCACCGCCTTCCTGATTGCCGACGGCGTGCTGCCCAGCAACGAAGGGCGCGGCTATGTATTGCGTCGCATCATGCGCCGTGCAGCGCGCCACGCCAAAATGCTCGGTTTTGAGGATCCGGTGCTGTTCAAGACCGCCATGTTCGTCATGGAGTCGATGAAAGAAGCCTATCCGGAACTGGAAGAGCGTCTCGACTATGTGGCCAAAGTGGTCAAGAATGAAGAGGAACGCTTTATCCAAACCCTCGGTAATGGCCTGCGCATTCTCAACGACGAAATCGATTCCCTTAAGGCTAAAGGGCAAAGCGTTATCCCCGGTGACACGGTGTTCCGCCTCTATGATACCTACGGCTTTCCGGTGGACCTGACCGCTGACATTGTCGAAGGCCAGAACTTCACCCTTGACGAAGCCGGATTTGAACGCTGCATGGAGCAGCAACGCCAGAAAGCCCGTGAAAACTGGAAAGGCTCCGGCGAGGAAGGGATCGGTGCGGTCTACAAACAGCTGGCCGAACAGGGCATGAGCTGTGAATTCACCGGGTATGACAAGTTTGACGATTTCGGCACCGTACTGGCGCTGCTCAAAGACGGCCAACAGGTTGATTCGGCCTCGGCCGGCGATGCCGTGGAGATTATCACCTCCATCACGCCGTTTTACGGCGAGTCCGGCGGTCAGAGCGGCGACAGCGGCACCCTGTGCGGTGAAGGCGTTAAGGCCTCAATCAGCGAAACACTCAAGCCGTTGCCGAACCTGCACGTGCATGTCGCCACCATCGATGAAGGCACGTTGAGTGTCGGTCAAGCCGCCGAACTGCATGTTAACGTCGAACAACGCACGGCCTGCGCCCTCAACCACAGCGCCACCCATATTCTTCAGGCGGTGTTGTGCGAGGTGCTCGGCGACCACGTCAAGCAGGCCGGTTCCCAGGTGACGCCGGACCGGTTGCGTTTTGACTTCATTCACTTCTCCGCCATGACCCCGGAAGAGATTCAACAGGTGGAAGACAAAGTCAACCAACGCATCCGCGACAATGCCGGGGTCATGACCGACGTCATGAATACCGATGAGGCGGTCAAAGCCGGGGCCACCGCCCTGTTCGGTGAAAAATACGGCGACAGCGTCCGCGTGGTACGCATGGGCGAATTCAGCATGGAGCTGTGCGGCGGCACCCACGTCGATGCCACCGGCAACATCGGCCTGTTCAAAATCGTTCAGGAATCGGGCATTGCCGCCGGCGTCCGCCGCATCGAAGCGGTCACCGGATCCGGCGCATTGAACACGGTACGCCAGCAGGAACAGATGATCGGCGACCTGGCCGCGCTGGTCAAAAGCGATCCCAGCCAACTGACCACCCGTCTGAAAAAACTGATGGAGCATCAGAAAGAGCTGGAACGCCAGGTTTCCACCCTGGAAGACCGCCTCAGCGCTGACCGTGCCGGCAACCTGATGGATCAGGTACAAACCATCGGTGACGTTAAATTGCTGGCGGTGCGCATTGACAACCTCGACGGCAAGCAACTGCGCGAGCAGGCCGACAAACTGCGCGACCAGCTGCAATCCGGCGTCATTGTCCTTGGCGGTGTTAACGACGGCAAAGTCGCTTTGCTGGTCAGTGTCACTAAAGACCTGACCGACACCCTCAAGGCCGGCAATCTGATCAAACCACTGGCCGAGATGGTTGGTGGTCGAGGTGGCGGACGTCCCGACATGGCTCAGGCCGGAGGTTCGCAACCGGAACAACTGAACAGTGCCCTGGAAGCCGCAGCCGGGATTGTCGGCGAAGCCCTTTAA
- a CDS encoding regulatory protein RecX — translation MTAPDAYALCLRWLTRRARCESDLRRRLQQRGCVDQEIEQALQRCRELGYIDDPRFAVDRAAQLMRQGRAVGPRLIMELKKEGLPETLVIEAMEHCREQYSEKELLAELVERRYARLDFTALEERDKRRMIHYLQRRGFPLAMILDHLREKERQID, via the coding sequence GTGACCGCGCCCGACGCTTATGCCTTGTGTCTGCGTTGGCTGACCCGCCGCGCCCGATGCGAATCAGACCTGCGCCGCCGCCTGCAACAACGTGGTTGCGTGGACCAGGAGATTGAACAGGCATTGCAACGCTGCCGCGAACTCGGTTATATTGACGACCCTCGCTTCGCCGTGGATCGCGCCGCGCAACTGATGCGTCAGGGACGCGCCGTCGGCCCGCGGCTGATCATGGAGTTAAAAAAAGAGGGGCTGCCGGAAACACTGGTCATCGAGGCCATGGAACACTGCCGCGAACAGTACAGCGAAAAAGAATTGTTGGCGGAGTTGGTAGAACGCCGCTACGCCAGGCTTGACTTTACGGCACTGGAAGAGCGTGACAAACGACGCATGATTCATTACTTGCAACGCCGGGGATTTCCCCTTGCCATGATATTGGACCACCTTAGAGAGAAAGAAAGGCAGATCGACTGA